The Neorhodopirellula lusitana genome contains a region encoding:
- a CDS encoding Gfo/Idh/MocA family protein, translating to MTKRWRVAGINFSHMHMGDLLRNVHDHPDADIVGICDEDTDAMRPAMEALSIPDSCVFTDYQACMETAQPDLVILCPPTGEHALWVDQIAPYGTDVLVEKPFADSLTNADRMIAAIEKTGKQLIINWPARWDRSHYTTWRLISEGLIGQILEVHHYGGNRGPLHHGADKVEFEPTTEQKRNSWWYHSESGGGSLRDYLGYGVTLGTWFNGGQKPIEVTSVASSTPGLEVDEHSITVARYENGLSKFETRWGTFTDPWIHQPQPKCGFVVRGTEGTIASYDYESTVRVQTRQRPEGFDYPVKELPAGEQNGIEYSLTRLSQSLPIEGPLSPAVARLGQQIIESAILSIQEKRTVPLQDN from the coding sequence ATGACCAAGCGTTGGCGAGTTGCCGGAATCAATTTTTCTCACATGCACATGGGCGACTTGCTTCGCAACGTCCACGACCATCCTGACGCCGACATCGTCGGAATCTGCGATGAAGATACCGATGCGATGCGACCGGCGATGGAAGCTTTAAGCATCCCGGATTCGTGCGTCTTCACGGACTACCAAGCATGCATGGAGACAGCTCAGCCCGACTTAGTCATCCTCTGCCCACCGACTGGTGAGCACGCGTTGTGGGTCGATCAGATTGCTCCGTATGGAACCGACGTGCTGGTCGAGAAACCATTCGCGGACTCCCTGACCAATGCGGATAGGATGATCGCCGCCATCGAAAAAACGGGTAAGCAGCTCATCATCAACTGGCCTGCACGGTGGGACCGCAGTCACTACACCACTTGGCGTCTCATTTCCGAAGGCCTCATCGGACAGATCCTGGAGGTGCATCACTATGGCGGCAACCGCGGCCCGCTGCACCACGGCGCGGACAAGGTTGAGTTCGAGCCCACAACCGAACAAAAACGCAACAGCTGGTGGTACCATTCAGAATCAGGCGGCGGTTCCCTTCGTGACTACTTGGGCTACGGTGTTACCCTGGGAACCTGGTTTAACGGTGGCCAAAAACCAATCGAAGTGACCTCCGTGGCAAGTTCAACGCCCGGCTTGGAAGTGGACGAACACAGCATCACGGTCGCCCGCTACGAAAACGGACTATCCAAGTTCGAAACCCGCTGGGGCACCTTCACTGATCCTTGGATCCACCAGCCACAACCGAAATGCGGGTTCGTTGTGCGAGGGACCGAAGGCACGATCGCCAGCTACGATTACGAATCGACGGTCCGCGTGCAAACCCGTCAGCGTCCCGAAGGTTTTGATTACCCTGTCAAAGAACTTCCCGCCGGTGAACAAAACGGAATTGAGTACTCACTCACACGCTTGTCACAAAGCTTACCGATCGAGGGCCCGCTGTCCCCCGCCGTCGCCAGACTCGGCCAGCAGATCATCGAATCCGCCATTCTTAGCATCCAAGAAAAACGAACCGTTCCACTGCAAGACAACTAG
- a CDS encoding efflux RND transporter periplasmic adaptor subunit: MRSEHFQVSLLCIGLSLILASGCSKTKPSENPSARPTQKVSVAAAVQNEVTDYIELVGRLAADEKVVIQSRVSGFLLKTHFTDGQRVQAGDLLFTIEPDEYDAIYNQAQAQISVAETQLELARKKFARSQKLLTNDAISREEFDEDQAAVAEAAASVIAKQADSARVKLDVDYTKIISPISGRVDRALLDDGNFVTGGLVGGTVLTTVLKDRPIKAIANINEGVRLTFMRRRRELGGEEFQEADKLQELNIPCFLQLQDETDFPHEGKLEYAESQVNEQTGTSQIRAMFENASGLLTTGMFVRLKVPVSDAHSAVLVPDTAIGTDQATKFVYVVDDQNEVQHRTVEVGDRKGKLRVILSGVKPSESVVVAGIQLIQPGMKVDPVSESP; this comes from the coding sequence ATGAGATCCGAACACTTCCAGGTATCACTGTTATGCATCGGTTTGTCGCTGATCCTGGCAAGTGGTTGTTCCAAGACGAAACCGTCGGAGAATCCTTCCGCCCGTCCCACTCAGAAGGTGTCTGTTGCGGCGGCCGTGCAGAATGAGGTCACTGACTACATCGAGTTGGTCGGACGTCTCGCAGCGGATGAGAAGGTGGTCATTCAGTCGCGGGTTTCAGGGTTCCTGTTAAAGACCCACTTCACCGATGGGCAACGAGTTCAAGCGGGTGATCTGCTCTTCACGATCGAACCGGATGAATACGATGCGATCTACAATCAGGCCCAGGCACAAATTTCGGTGGCCGAAACACAGTTGGAATTGGCTCGAAAGAAGTTTGCTCGGTCTCAGAAGTTGCTGACCAACGATGCGATCTCTCGCGAAGAATTCGATGAGGACCAAGCTGCGGTGGCGGAAGCTGCCGCCAGTGTGATCGCCAAGCAAGCGGATTCGGCTCGCGTCAAACTGGATGTGGATTACACCAAAATCATTTCGCCCATCTCCGGGCGAGTCGATCGGGCACTGTTGGACGACGGCAACTTCGTTACCGGTGGACTGGTGGGTGGCACAGTGTTGACGACCGTTTTGAAGGATCGGCCCATCAAGGCGATTGCGAACATCAATGAGGGCGTGCGGTTGACGTTCATGCGTCGGCGACGCGAACTGGGTGGAGAAGAGTTCCAGGAAGCCGACAAGCTTCAGGAACTGAACATCCCGTGCTTTTTGCAGCTCCAAGATGAAACCGATTTCCCGCATGAAGGCAAATTGGAATACGCGGAAAGCCAAGTCAATGAGCAAACGGGCACCTCGCAGATTCGTGCGATGTTTGAAAATGCCAGTGGTTTGCTGACGACAGGGATGTTCGTGAGGTTGAAGGTGCCTGTTTCCGACGCTCATTCTGCGGTCCTCGTGCCGGACACTGCAATCGGGACCGATCAGGCAACCAAATTTGTCTACGTCGTGGATGATCAGAACGAAGTGCAGCATCGCACCGTGGAAGTCGGTGACCGCAAGGGCAAGCTGCGAGTGATTCTGTCTGGTGTCAAACCCAGCGAATCGGTGGTGGTCGCGGGCATCCAGTTGATTCAGCCAGGCATGAAAGTGGATCCGGTTTCGGAATCTCCTTGA
- a CDS encoding hybrid sensor histidine kinase/response regulator yields the protein MQWVHAETIVDAFLYLEDEDIVGLWLGRDKLPGISEIRGVLQSGVMLRDMPEGVALLDSDLRVIWANRRLLQWADRKEATPLGMTFYELLHDPEIMGPDFCPFHTALATGDQSHSTLHSQNNHFFKVHAAPIESPDSLRQLIVTVGDITEEILQEQKLAAIHQAGRELADLRPNEIFMMEVDERIDLLKDNIQHYLRDLLNFDVIEIRVLEQSTGDLLPLLSVGIDDEASDRRLLAKMQKNGITGYVAACGLSYICHDVLNDPLFIPGVANARSSLTVPLILHDQVLGTINVESPDLSAFSDSDLQFLEIFARDIAFALNTLELLVAQKANTAQQSCDAIHSAVALPVDAILNDAVHVMEKYIGHSPEVMDRLSRILQNSRDIKRTIQQIGEKMTPLEAVPADEKSQQHIGLRGKRILVVDEDDQVREDAHRLLEKYGCVVETAHEGDEAVLMVRRSGGNHAYDAIISDIRLPDYSGYQLMLRLEKVMDHVPMILMTGFGYDPGHSIVKAKQNGLHPKAVLFKPFRLDQLIDVVKTVLEATPDSPPKRDEPTEQTSSH from the coding sequence GTGCAGTGGGTTCACGCTGAGACGATTGTCGATGCGTTCCTGTATCTCGAAGACGAAGACATTGTTGGCCTATGGCTGGGGCGAGACAAGCTTCCCGGCATTTCAGAAATCCGAGGTGTGCTGCAGAGCGGCGTGATGTTGCGGGACATGCCCGAAGGCGTCGCCTTACTGGATTCAGACCTCCGGGTCATTTGGGCGAACCGGCGACTGCTGCAATGGGCCGATCGTAAAGAAGCCACTCCGCTCGGAATGACGTTTTACGAACTGCTACACGACCCCGAGATCATGGGTCCGGATTTTTGCCCGTTCCATACGGCGTTAGCCACCGGCGACCAGAGCCATTCGACTCTACACAGCCAAAACAACCACTTCTTCAAAGTCCACGCCGCCCCTATCGAGTCCCCGGACTCACTTCGCCAACTGATCGTGACCGTCGGTGACATCACCGAGGAAATCCTCCAGGAACAAAAGCTGGCCGCGATCCACCAGGCTGGACGGGAACTAGCCGACCTGAGGCCCAATGAGATCTTTATGATGGAGGTCGATGAGCGGATCGATCTCCTGAAAGACAACATTCAGCATTACCTTCGCGACTTGCTGAACTTCGACGTCATCGAAATCCGAGTGCTGGAACAATCCACTGGCGATCTGCTACCGCTATTAAGCGTCGGGATCGATGACGAGGCATCCGATCGCCGATTGCTCGCGAAGATGCAAAAGAACGGAATCACCGGTTACGTTGCGGCGTGTGGACTGAGCTACATCTGCCACGATGTGCTGAACGACCCGCTCTTCATTCCGGGCGTCGCCAATGCCCGCAGCTCGCTGACCGTTCCGCTGATCTTGCACGATCAAGTGCTTGGGACGATCAATGTCGAAAGCCCCGACCTATCCGCTTTTTCAGACAGCGACCTGCAGTTCCTCGAAATCTTCGCTCGCGACATCGCGTTTGCCCTGAACACCTTGGAACTTCTTGTCGCCCAAAAGGCAAACACGGCGCAGCAAAGTTGCGATGCGATCCACAGTGCCGTTGCGTTACCGGTCGACGCGATTCTGAACGACGCCGTTCACGTGATGGAAAAGTACATCGGGCACAGTCCCGAAGTGATGGATCGCCTGAGCCGTATCCTGCAAAACTCGCGAGACATTAAACGCACGATCCAACAAATCGGCGAGAAGATGACGCCACTCGAAGCAGTGCCTGCGGACGAAAAGTCGCAACAGCATATCGGACTTCGCGGCAAACGAATTCTCGTCGTCGACGAAGACGACCAAGTGCGTGAAGACGCCCACCGCTTGCTTGAAAAGTACGGTTGCGTGGTTGAGACCGCTCACGAAGGTGACGAGGCAGTGTTGATGGTCCGCCGAAGTGGAGGCAACCACGCCTATGATGCGATCATCAGCGATATTCGATTGCCGGATTACAGTGGCTATCAATTGATGCTGCGACTTGAAAAAGTAATGGATCACGTGCCGATGATCCTGATGACGGGCTTCGGCTATGACCCAGGTCACTCGATCGTGAAAGCCAAGCAAAACGGCCTGCACCCCAAGGCAGTCTTGTTCAAGCCCTTTCGCTTGGACCAACTGATCGACGTGGTGAAAACAGTTTTGGAAGCGACTCCCGATTCACCGCCCAAGCGGGACGAGCCGACCGAACAAACCTCTTCGCATTAG